TCTTCGCCGTGCCGCGCTTAAGATCGTTCAGGAACAGCGGGAGCGTTATCTCGGCTTCATTGAGAACGAAATGATCGACGCCGCTGTATTCCTCATGCTGCGTGGTAAAGAGCGGCCCGCCCGCGACAACGGTCTTTTTCGCAGCATTGCATAACGCGATGACCTCTTTCGCCGAATCCTTCTGGACGATCATAGCGCTGATAAGGACCATATCCGCCCACGCAATGTCCTCGGGCTTCAATTTCCGCGTATTCATATCAACGAGCTTCTTATCCCAGGTATCCGGCAGCATGGCGGCGACCGTAAGAAGACCGAGCGGCGGAAATGCCGCTTTTTTCGAGATATACTTCAATGCTTCGGAAAAACTCCAGAACGTGTTTGGATACTTCGGGTAGACTAACAGAACATTCATTGCTGACTCCTGTGCCGGTTCGATCCGGATGCACGATCGCGGGGCTTCTGTATATCATATGAACTTAATAAACGCTCTGGTGAAGTCAAGGACGGCGGCACGTGCACATGCTCCGGATACGCTCATTTGCATAACGATATGAGCGTGATATACTCCGTCCGCAAGGAGTCCTTCCATGCTCAAAAAACTGCCCCGCATGTCTTTATGGAATACCGACATCCCCGGCGGCGCATCCCTTGACGGCAATGCGCCTACGCTCGATCCGTTCATTCTCGAAGGAAGGACGACCGGTGTCATCGTCGTATGCCCCGGCGGGGGGTATGCGCAGCGCGCGCCGCATGAAGGCGCACCGATAGCACAATGGCTTAACGCGAACGGCATATCCGTCGTCGTCTGCAATTACCGCGTATCGCCTCATCATCACCCGTTCCCGCTCATCGATGTGAAACGCGCCGTGCGCACGGTACGCGCGAACGCGAAGGAATGGAACATCGACCCCGCACATGTCGGCGCGCTCGGATTCTCCGCGGGCGGCCACCTCGTCTCCACGCTCGCGACGCACTGGCATTACCATGAGAACGTCGAGACCACGGACAGCATCGATGCGCTTTCCGCGCGGCCGGACACGATCATTCTCTGTTATGCCGTCGTATCGCTTGTCGAACCGTTCGGGCATACGGGCTCGATGAAGAACCTGCTCGGCGAGAACGTGACCGAAGACATGAAACTTTTCCTTTCCAACGAGAAACACGTGCGCGCGGATACGCCGCCGGCGTTCCTCTGGCATACCTCCGACGACCCCGGCGTTCCTCTGGACAATTCGCTCGTCTTCGCATCGGCGCTCCGTAAGAACAATATCCCCTGCGAACTGCACGCCTACGAATCGGGGAAGCACGGGCTCGGTCTCGCAAAGGATATCCCCGATGTCGGCGACTGGACCACGCAATGCATACGGTGGCTTAAGCGCAGGGGATGGTAATGCGCGATACG
The sequence above is a segment of the Spirochaetota bacterium genome. Coding sequences within it:
- a CDS encoding alpha/beta hydrolase; this encodes MLKKLPRMSLWNTDIPGGASLDGNAPTLDPFILEGRTTGVIVVCPGGGYAQRAPHEGAPIAQWLNANGISVVVCNYRVSPHHHPFPLIDVKRAVRTVRANAKEWNIDPAHVGALGFSAGGHLVSTLATHWHYHENVETTDSIDALSARPDTIILCYAVVSLVEPFGHTGSMKNLLGENVTEDMKLFLSNEKHVRADTPPAFLWHTSDDPGVPLDNSLVFASALRKNNIPCELHAYESGKHGLGLAKDIPDVGDWTTQCIRWLKRRGW